In a single window of the Halobaculum lipolyticum genome:
- a CDS encoding MBL fold metallo-hydrolase — protein MHDTHVDRFSVPVDTRAPTGATNAYVVGTEETLLVDPAARTDTLDTVVREKVADHVAVTHTHPDHVGAVADYAAEADATVWARCGYADRFAAATGVDPDRTFVPGDRVGPATVVDLPGHAPDGVGFETGNGVVCGDVAVAEGSVVVGAPDGDMRAYLTTLRRLHARDPPALFPGHGPRIDDPRATCARLIAHRLAREREVRTAIEDGAGDVDAVLSAAYEKDLAGVEDLARATVVAHVEKLARAGVVRWDDGTGRVAPR, from the coding sequence ATGCACGACACCCACGTCGACCGCTTCTCGGTTCCCGTCGACACGCGCGCGCCGACGGGCGCCACCAACGCGTACGTCGTCGGCACCGAGGAGACCCTCCTCGTCGACCCGGCGGCGCGCACGGACACCCTCGACACGGTCGTTCGCGAGAAGGTCGCCGACCACGTCGCCGTCACCCACACCCACCCGGACCACGTCGGCGCCGTCGCCGACTACGCCGCCGAGGCGGACGCCACCGTCTGGGCGAGGTGTGGGTACGCCGACCGGTTCGCCGCCGCGACGGGCGTCGACCCCGACCGGACGTTCGTCCCCGGCGACCGCGTCGGCCCGGCGACCGTCGTCGACCTCCCGGGCCACGCGCCCGACGGCGTCGGCTTCGAGACGGGCAACGGCGTCGTCTGTGGGGACGTGGCGGTCGCCGAGGGGAGCGTCGTCGTCGGCGCTCCGGACGGCGACATGCGGGCGTACCTGACGACCCTGCGTCGCCTGCACGCCCGCGACCCGCCGGCACTGTTCCCCGGGCACGGGCCGCGGATCGACGACCCGCGCGCCACGTGTGCTCGACTGATCGCTCACCGACTAGCGCGCGAGCGCGAGGTCCGCACGGCCATCGAGGACGGCGCCGGCGACGTCGACGCGGTGCTCTCGGCCGCCTACGAGAAGGACCTCGCGGGAGTCGAGGATCTGGCGCGGGCGACCGTCGTCGCGCACGTGGAGAAACTGGCGCGTGCCGGAGTGGTGCGGTGGGACGACGGGACCGGTCGCGTCGCCCCGCGGTGA
- a CDS encoding radical SAM protein — MTAPDPSDLAVTIVDGYVDEPAHFGVPPYVSTYPRFTAGALVDAGVPESQITYHTIDELRERRRKWADVADADLVIYVGGMTVPGKYVGGTPAEPDEVREIAWTADGVTVLGGPVRFGVGEENAGAQEMERDDLDYDFVAMGDVEAAAYDIVESGLEGFGNRIRDYDEVARWSSMGAFVVEQHPNHPEYLIAEMETSRGCAYRCSFCTEPLYGDPDFRTAPDVVSEVDALSDHGVRHFRLGRQADILAFGGDGEAPNPDALRQLYGGIREVAPDLRTLHLDNMNPVTITDYPEASREAIEVIARHNTPGDTAAFGLESADPEVREKNNLLVSAEECLEAVRVVNEAGGWRPGESPADAPSFGDDAPRRLPKLLPGINLVHGLEGETAATFEHNKDFLDSVMDEGLMLRRVNVRQVMAFEGTEMAETGARLAREHKKEFQQYKREVRETVDRPMLERVMPTGTVLPDVYLEYHEDGTTFGRQVGTYPILVGIPGEHDLGRTVDVAVVDWGYRSVTGVPYPLDLNGASMSELTAIPGVGKSAAGDLVVNRPYASAAEAAAVVDGDAHLERFADAGVPGVDADADYPGAPAPRSAD, encoded by the coding sequence ATGACCGCGCCGGACCCCAGCGACCTCGCCGTGACCATCGTGGACGGCTACGTGGACGAGCCGGCGCACTTCGGCGTCCCCCCGTACGTCTCGACGTACCCGCGCTTCACCGCGGGCGCGCTCGTCGACGCGGGCGTCCCGGAGTCGCAGATCACCTACCACACCATCGACGAACTCCGCGAGCGCCGCCGCAAGTGGGCCGACGTGGCCGACGCCGACCTCGTGATCTACGTCGGGGGGATGACCGTCCCCGGGAAGTACGTCGGCGGCACGCCGGCCGAGCCGGACGAGGTGCGCGAGATCGCGTGGACGGCAGACGGCGTCACCGTGCTCGGCGGGCCGGTGCGCTTCGGCGTCGGCGAGGAGAACGCCGGCGCACAGGAGATGGAGCGCGACGACCTCGACTACGACTTCGTCGCGATGGGCGACGTGGAGGCGGCGGCCTACGACATCGTCGAGAGCGGGCTGGAGGGGTTCGGCAACCGCATCCGCGACTACGACGAGGTCGCCCGCTGGTCGAGCATGGGGGCGTTCGTCGTCGAACAGCACCCGAACCACCCGGAGTACCTCATCGCCGAGATGGAGACGTCTCGAGGCTGTGCGTACCGCTGTTCGTTCTGTACGGAGCCGCTGTACGGCGACCCCGACTTCCGCACCGCGCCCGACGTGGTGTCGGAAGTGGACGCCCTCTCGGACCACGGCGTCCGCCACTTCCGCCTCGGCCGGCAGGCGGACATCCTCGCGTTCGGCGGCGACGGCGAGGCGCCGAACCCCGACGCCCTCCGACAGTTGTACGGCGGGATCCGCGAGGTGGCCCCCGACCTGCGCACGCTCCACCTCGACAACATGAACCCCGTGACGATCACGGACTACCCCGAGGCGTCGCGGGAGGCGATCGAGGTGATCGCCCGCCACAACACGCCCGGCGACACCGCCGCGTTCGGTCTCGAGTCGGCCGACCCCGAGGTGCGCGAGAAGAACAACCTCCTCGTCAGCGCCGAGGAGTGTCTGGAGGCGGTCCGCGTCGTCAACGAGGCCGGCGGCTGGCGCCCCGGCGAGTCGCCCGCGGACGCGCCGAGTTTCGGCGACGACGCCCCGCGACGCCTCCCCAAACTCCTCCCCGGCATCAACCTCGTCCACGGGCTGGAAGGGGAGACGGCGGCGACGTTCGAGCACAACAAGGACTTCCTCGACTCGGTGATGGACGAGGGCCTGATGCTGCGCCGGGTGAACGTCCGGCAGGTGATGGCGTTCGAGGGCACCGAGATGGCCGAGACCGGCGCCCGACTCGCACGCGAGCACAAGAAGGAGTTCCAGCAGTACAAACGCGAGGTACGCGAGACGGTCGACCGCCCGATGCTGGAGCGTGTGATGCCCACGGGGACCGTTCTCCCGGACGTGTACTTGGAGTACCACGAGGACGGCACCACGTTCGGCCGCCAGGTGGGCACGTATCCGATCCTCGTCGGGATCCCCGGGGAGCACGACCTCGGCCGGACGGTCGACGTCGCGGTCGTCGACTGGGGGTACCGGTCGGTGACGGGCGTGCCGTACCCGCTGGACCTGAACGGCGCGTCGATGTCGGAGCTGACCGCGATCCCGGGGGTGGGGAAGTCGGCCGCCGGCGACCTCGTCGTGAACCGGCCGTACGCCAGCGCCGCCGAGGCGGCCGCGGTCGTGGACGGCGACGCCCACCTCGAACGCTTCGCGGACGCGGGCGTCCCCGGCGTCGACGCCGACGCCGACTACCCCGGCGCGCCCGCCCCGCGGAGCGCGGACTGA
- a CDS encoding bacteriophage holin produces MAESSRRLDDGAFGLACGLCWALGVVSLGVLARFGWGERWERLIADLYRGYGESTGGLAVGAAWAFLDGAVGGYAFARLYNLLVRTAESATEPLDEDGLNAAPEAVRHAGDSPSSSTQH; encoded by the coding sequence ATGGCCGAATCGAGTCGACGACTCGACGACGGTGCGTTCGGACTGGCGTGTGGACTCTGCTGGGCGCTCGGCGTCGTCTCGCTGGGTGTGCTCGCGCGGTTCGGCTGGGGCGAACGCTGGGAGCGGCTCATCGCGGACCTCTACCGGGGGTACGGCGAGTCGACGGGCGGCCTCGCCGTCGGCGCGGCGTGGGCGTTCCTCGACGGGGCGGTCGGCGGCTACGCGTTCGCCCGGCTGTACAACCTCCTCGTCCGCACGGCGGAGTCGGCGACGGAACCCCTCGACGAGGACGGCCTGAACGCCGCTCCGGAGGCGGTTCGACACGCCGGGGACTCTCCGTCGTCGTCGACACAACACTGA
- a CDS encoding DUF429 domain-containing protein encodes MTAEPAAVYGVDLSAAANSAGASTWVARCIPDGESLVVEELSSAAEFLALDSTARDDVLPALADELASVEAPAVAGLDFPFSLPAWVLGDDDWRAFVERTPAEWGTLDDVDGPKSLFYRLNDASEDHGGRRRRGTDDEHEGQDPAGWRIKTQTYYGISMLLRPLIANDRISVPPLLSVPDPKLTAVEAYPASLFDQLANATRTGYKNGQRRHVKARRNNVAALRQEGVRFEGPEADDDAADCAVATDDALDAVAAALVAHRNYPDAVKRDYTDTECTEGKIFGLGTGRS; translated from the coding sequence GTGACCGCCGAACCCGCTGCCGTCTACGGTGTCGACTTGAGCGCCGCCGCGAACTCCGCCGGCGCGTCGACGTGGGTCGCACGCTGTATCCCGGACGGCGAATCGCTCGTCGTCGAGGAACTGTCGTCGGCCGCCGAATTCCTCGCGCTCGACTCGACCGCCCGCGACGACGTGCTCCCGGCGTTGGCCGACGAGTTGGCGAGCGTCGAGGCGCCCGCGGTCGCGGGGCTGGACTTCCCGTTCAGCCTTCCGGCGTGGGTCCTCGGCGACGACGACTGGCGGGCGTTCGTCGAGCGGACGCCCGCAGAGTGGGGGACCTTGGACGACGTCGACGGTCCGAAATCCCTCTTCTACCGGCTCAACGATGCGTCAGAGGACCACGGTGGCCGACGGAGACGCGGTACCGACGACGAGCACGAGGGGCAGGATCCTGCCGGGTGGCGGATCAAGACACAGACCTACTATGGCATCTCGATGCTGCTCCGACCGCTGATCGCAAACGACCGCATATCTGTCCCGCCCCTGCTATCGGTCCCCGATCCAAAGCTGACCGCGGTCGAGGCGTATCCTGCGTCGCTGTTCGATCAGCTTGCAAACGCGACCCGAACGGGGTACAAGAACGGGCAGCGGCGACACGTCAAGGCACGTCGCAACAACGTCGCGGCGCTCCGTCAGGAGGGCGTTCGCTTCGAGGGGCCGGAAGCCGACGACGACGCGGCTGACTGCGCCGTCGCGACTGACGACGCCCTCGACGCAGTTGCGGCGGCCCTCGTGGCACACCGAAACTATCCCGACGCCGTAAAGCGCGACTACACCGACACCGAGTGCACGGAGGGCAAGATCTTCGGTCTCGGCACCGGCCGATCGTAG
- a CDS encoding DUF7559 family protein, giving the protein MPATKEVKCVSDDCELDMFENHYTYDIADDHTVADLSCPLCGGSDLEEIEL; this is encoded by the coding sequence ATGCCCGCCACGAAGGAAGTCAAGTGCGTCAGCGACGACTGCGAACTCGACATGTTCGAGAACCACTACACGTACGACATCGCCGACGACCACACCGTCGCCGACCTCTCGTGCCCGCTGTGTGGCGGGAGCGACCTCGAGGAGATCGAACTGTAA
- a CDS encoding Hsp20/alpha crystallin family protein translates to MSDRTPPADGAKRLKDVGESAVNSVLDRVGRGVAKVQEKSPLAYDLLESEDAFLVVFDAPGAERSDVQVRFNEGAVEVRIDRFRDFHDGFEMRFPGRGLALDGRAALPAGAAVDPEGATSTLTEHGTLRVRVPKAEGGAVTIADVEDSEAAADAEEDEPVRLDLGEGDEGAAEDTADAADAETDDAAEADDDEE, encoded by the coding sequence ATGAGCGACCGAACCCCACCCGCCGACGGCGCGAAGCGACTGAAGGACGTGGGCGAGTCCGCCGTCAACTCCGTCCTCGACCGCGTCGGCCGCGGCGTCGCCAAGGTGCAGGAGAAGTCGCCGCTGGCGTACGACCTGCTGGAGTCCGAGGACGCGTTCCTCGTCGTGTTCGACGCCCCCGGCGCCGAGCGCAGCGACGTGCAGGTGCGCTTCAACGAGGGCGCCGTCGAGGTGCGCATCGACCGCTTCCGCGACTTCCACGACGGGTTCGAGATGCGCTTCCCCGGCCGCGGGCTGGCGCTCGACGGCCGCGCGGCCCTCCCCGCCGGCGCCGCCGTCGACCCGGAGGGCGCAACCTCGACGCTCACCGAACACGGGACGCTCCGCGTCCGAGTACCGAAAGCGGAGGGCGGCGCCGTCACCATCGCCGACGTCGAGGACAGCGAGGCGGCCGCCGACGCCGAGGAGGACGAGCCGGTCCGCCTCGACCTCGGCGAGGGCGACGAGGGCGCAGCGGAGGACACGGCGGACGCGGCCGACGCCGAGACGGACGACGCCGCCGAAGCCGACGACGACGAGGAGTAG
- a CDS encoding NAD(P)/FAD-dependent oxidoreductase yields the protein MTDTRVAVVGGGAVGVTAAHDLALAGADVTLFERGDLGSGSSGRAAGVLYDAYAEDVDAALGARALERFRRLSGTNGFVFEECPYVLLARTGDDDRAEAVRDAAERMRVHDRPVETLSGAELGERFPTLRTDDVAVAAVASNAGWTDPASYVSAVAELARDAGVEIRTDSEVAVTTTPPGVAVADEAPVTRRYEAVVVAAGAHTKRVLADAGVAVPLKPYRVQALVSRADYDGPMWYDASAGVYARPHPDGLLAGDGTVPVEADPDEWERDADDWFVDDVTGTLRDRAGHDPDVARAWAGLCTATPDGDPLLGEVAPGVFVAAGWQGHGFMRAPATGEAVAAQVLGAETATGIEQFTPDRFDGDETFAIREGMTVETDGRENGTDSRDNGTD from the coding sequence ATGACGGACACGCGAGTCGCCGTCGTCGGCGGCGGCGCCGTCGGTGTGACGGCGGCCCACGACCTAGCGCTCGCCGGCGCGGACGTGACGCTGTTCGAGCGTGGCGACCTCGGCTCCGGCTCCTCGGGCCGGGCGGCGGGAGTGCTGTACGACGCCTACGCCGAGGACGTCGACGCCGCACTCGGCGCCCGCGCGCTGGAGCGGTTTCGCCGGCTCTCGGGGACGAACGGTTTCGTCTTCGAGGAGTGCCCGTACGTGCTGCTCGCACGGACCGGCGACGACGACCGCGCCGAAGCCGTCCGTGACGCCGCCGAGCGGATGCGCGTCCACGACCGGCCCGTCGAGACGCTCTCGGGCGCGGAACTGGGTGAGCGGTTCCCGACGCTCCGGACGGACGACGTCGCCGTCGCGGCGGTCGCGAGCAACGCCGGCTGGACGGACCCCGCGAGCTACGTGTCGGCCGTCGCCGAGTTGGCCCGGGACGCGGGCGTCGAGATCCGGACCGACAGCGAGGTGGCGGTGACGACGACACCCCCCGGCGTCGCCGTCGCCGACGAGGCGCCCGTCACGCGCCGGTACGAGGCGGTCGTCGTCGCCGCCGGCGCCCACACGAAGCGGGTGCTGGCGGACGCGGGGGTCGCGGTACCGCTGAAGCCGTACCGCGTGCAGGCGCTCGTCTCCCGTGCCGACTACGACGGGCCGATGTGGTACGACGCCTCGGCCGGCGTGTACGCCCGACCCCACCCCGACGGCCTGCTCGCGGGCGACGGCACCGTCCCGGTCGAGGCGGACCCCGACGAGTGGGAACGCGACGCCGACGACTGGTTCGTCGACGACGTGACGGGGACGCTCCGCGACCGCGCCGGCCACGACCCCGACGTCGCGCGGGCGTGGGCGGGGCTGTGCACGGCGACGCCGGACGGCGACCCCCTGCTGGGTGAGGTCGCGCCCGGCGTGTTCGTCGCCGCCGGCTGGCAGGGGCACGGCTTCATGCGCGCGCCGGCGACGGGCGAGGCGGTGGCGGCGCAGGTGCTCGGAGCGGAGACGGCGACAGGAATCGAGCAGTTCACCCCGGACCGCTTCGACGGCGACGAGACGTTCGCGATACGCGAGGGGATGACCGTCGAGACGGACGGTCGAGAGAACGGGACGGACAGTCGAGATAACGGGACGGACTGA
- a CDS encoding creatininase family protein gives MRLLHEETTTSAGEAFDDEVEVAILPTGSVEQHGPALPLGTDFLAAEAVARGIDRDDAVVLPTVPVGVSAHHRQFDGTLWAEPETFEDYVGEICASIASHGVDKLVICNGHGGNEDALRRAARRLRGDRIAFAAPWNWWSSLDGLDEELFDRSGIGHADAMETSMVAHVAGELVREAELAEAEAGAADSWGKSVHGAGVGFDTADFSESGAVGRPTEGTAEKGERLYAQATDELDALVGWLAAQPFDALMPEPHR, from the coding sequence ATGCGACTGCTCCACGAGGAGACGACGACCAGTGCGGGCGAGGCGTTCGACGACGAGGTGGAAGTAGCGATCCTCCCGACCGGCTCCGTCGAACAGCACGGCCCGGCGCTCCCGCTGGGCACGGACTTCCTCGCCGCCGAGGCCGTCGCCCGCGGCATCGACCGCGACGACGCCGTGGTGCTCCCGACGGTGCCCGTCGGCGTGTCGGCCCACCACCGCCAGTTCGACGGGACGCTGTGGGCGGAGCCGGAGACGTTCGAGGACTACGTCGGCGAGATCTGCGCGTCGATCGCGAGCCACGGCGTCGACAAGCTCGTGATCTGCAACGGCCACGGCGGCAACGAGGACGCGCTCCGCCGGGCGGCCCGCCGCCTCCGCGGCGACCGGATCGCGTTCGCCGCGCCGTGGAACTGGTGGTCGAGCCTCGACGGGCTGGACGAGGAGCTGTTCGACCGGTCCGGGATCGGGCACGCCGACGCGATGGAGACGAGCATGGTCGCCCACGTCGCCGGCGAGTTGGTCCGCGAGGCCGAGCTGGCCGAGGCCGAAGCCGGCGCGGCCGACTCGTGGGGGAAGTCGGTCCACGGCGCCGGCGTCGGCTTCGACACCGCCGACTTCTCGGAGTCGGGGGCGGTCGGTCGCCCCACGGAGGGAACCGCCGAGAAGGGCGAGCGGCTGTACGCGCAAGCGACCGACGAACTCGACGCGCTCGTCGGCTGGCTCGCGGCGCAGCCGTTCGACGCGCTGATGCCGGAGCCGCACCGCTGA
- a CDS encoding DUF7388 family protein: MKATATTDDSVAARTNLDGVALKPTECDVSVAAELPVDLVCVDYEGRDAMPDPDTLAGLAESVDLRVTTPVRADGFDPRGDDSLVATLPDAAKRVLVAGHGAYLTDEERRRAVAPRLGDAAAAVRAAGGEPWVGTEGIERVALAAGGVQYDLLSRTTRRDVRALRAAGFDGEVAVYAPVVPSDDEDAILDAVGAYTARRKPVREALPEGAATDAGATGRAREVLSKAVRDYALVGAPEAVRERVEELRAVGVDHVVGYPAAGVESLR, from the coding sequence ATGAAGGCAACAGCCACGACCGACGACAGCGTCGCCGCCCGAACGAACCTCGACGGAGTCGCGCTGAAGCCGACCGAGTGCGACGTCTCCGTCGCCGCGGAGCTCCCAGTCGACCTCGTCTGTGTCGACTACGAGGGGCGCGACGCGATGCCGGACCCCGACACCCTCGCGGGCCTCGCCGAGTCGGTCGACCTCCGGGTGACGACGCCGGTGCGCGCCGACGGGTTCGACCCCCGCGGCGACGACTCGCTGGTCGCGACCCTGCCCGACGCGGCGAAGCGCGTGCTCGTCGCGGGCCACGGCGCCTACCTCACCGACGAGGAGCGCCGCCGCGCGGTCGCGCCCCGCCTCGGCGACGCCGCCGCCGCGGTCCGCGCGGCCGGCGGGGAGCCGTGGGTCGGCACCGAGGGGATCGAACGCGTCGCGCTGGCCGCCGGCGGCGTCCAGTACGACCTCCTCTCGCGCACCACCCGACGCGACGTGCGGGCGCTCCGCGCGGCCGGGTTCGACGGCGAGGTCGCGGTGTACGCCCCGGTCGTCCCCAGCGACGACGAGGACGCGATCCTCGACGCCGTCGGGGCGTACACCGCCCGTCGCAAGCCGGTTCGCGAGGCGCTCCCGGAGGGCGCCGCGACGGACGCGGGCGCGACCGGCCGCGCCCGCGAAGTGCTCTCGAAAGCCGTCCGCGACTACGCGCTCGTCGGCGCCCCGGAGGCGGTGCGCGAGCGCGTCGAGGAACTGCGCGCGGTCGGCGTCGACCACGTCGTCGGCTACCCCGCCGCCGGCGTCGAGTCGCTGCGGTAA
- a CDS encoding NUDIX hydrolase has protein sequence MDFERVRRHTPVRVADAERHAAVLAPVIDRGGSPYVLFTKRAEHLGSHPGQMSFPGGGVESHDADLTATALREANEEIGLRPEEVEVVGRLDDIQTVSEYAVTPFVGTAPDREYVPSDDEVAEIAVLPVAELTARENYESERRDHPHYGEIRLHFFRVDGYTVWGATGRMLVQLLELLTDWEMPAEVDRVVDPDADLPV, from the coding sequence ATGGACTTCGAGCGCGTCCGCCGCCACACGCCCGTCCGGGTGGCGGACGCCGAGCGGCACGCGGCCGTGCTCGCGCCGGTCATCGACCGCGGCGGGTCCCCGTACGTCCTCTTCACGAAGCGCGCGGAACACCTCGGCAGCCACCCGGGCCAGATGAGCTTCCCCGGCGGCGGCGTCGAGAGCCACGACGCGGACCTGACGGCGACGGCGCTCCGCGAGGCGAACGAGGAGATCGGACTCCGGCCCGAGGAGGTGGAGGTCGTCGGCCGACTCGACGACATCCAGACGGTCTCCGAGTACGCGGTGACGCCGTTCGTCGGCACCGCGCCCGACCGCGAGTACGTCCCCAGCGACGACGAGGTCGCCGAGATCGCGGTGTTGCCGGTCGCGGAGCTGACCGCCCGCGAGAACTACGAGTCCGAACGCCGCGACCACCCCCACTACGGCGAGATCCGGCTCCACTTCTTCCGCGTGGACGGCTACACGGTGTGGGGCGCCACCGGCCGGATGCTCGTCCAACTGCTCGAACTGCTCACCGACTGGGAGATGCCCGCAGAGGTCGACCGCGTCGTCGACCCCGACGCCGACCTCCCGGTGTAG
- a CDS encoding glycosyl transferase family 2: MEYVQERVATLHAFGEGAPDAPTDRAAVVVPMTEREYAGLAAERVLSELEALEPARVIVPLRAPAERVGAFREWLDGFDLPLETLWCDGPRVADLLADAGLDGERGKGRDVWLALGQALREEYVVVHDADTKSYSRDYVRRLLFPLANGFDFSKGYYARVENGQLYGRLFRLFYTPLVRALRDATPDSEFLGYMAAFRYALAGEFAATSDVVASLPLQRTWGLEVGTLAAAYDAVGVDRAAQVDLGSYEHDHRAVSGPTGLSDMSRSVGAALLRATEDHGVAVDYDALPDAYRRTAESYVERYAADAAFNGLSYDRGGERRQVRTYAESIAPPGPDDRLPSWDDTDLSPAAVVEAAHADARDAAAGDVTGSTDD; the protein is encoded by the coding sequence ATGGAATACGTGCAGGAGCGCGTCGCGACGCTCCACGCGTTCGGCGAGGGCGCCCCCGACGCCCCGACCGACCGCGCCGCGGTGGTGGTGCCGATGACCGAACGGGAGTACGCCGGGCTCGCCGCCGAGCGCGTCCTCTCGGAGCTGGAGGCGCTGGAGCCGGCGCGGGTGATCGTCCCGCTGCGGGCGCCCGCCGAACGCGTCGGCGCCTTCCGCGAGTGGCTCGACGGCTTCGACCTCCCGCTGGAGACGCTGTGGTGTGACGGTCCCCGCGTCGCCGACCTGCTGGCCGACGCGGGACTCGACGGCGAGCGCGGGAAGGGTCGCGACGTGTGGCTCGCGCTCGGGCAGGCGCTGCGCGAGGAGTACGTCGTCGTCCACGACGCCGACACGAAGTCGTACTCGCGCGACTACGTCCGGCGGCTGCTGTTCCCGCTGGCGAACGGGTTCGACTTCTCGAAGGGGTACTACGCCCGCGTCGAGAACGGCCAACTGTACGGCCGACTGTTCCGGCTGTTCTACACGCCGCTGGTCCGGGCGCTCCGCGACGCGACCCCGGACTCGGAGTTCCTCGGCTACATGGCGGCGTTCCGCTACGCCCTCGCCGGCGAGTTCGCCGCCACGAGCGACGTCGTCGCGTCGCTCCCGCTCCAGCGCACGTGGGGGCTGGAAGTGGGCACTCTCGCCGCGGCGTACGACGCGGTCGGCGTCGACCGCGCCGCGCAGGTCGACCTCGGGAGCTACGAGCACGACCACCGCGCCGTCTCCGGTCCGACCGGGCTGTCGGACATGAGCCGGTCGGTCGGCGCGGCGCTGCTCCGGGCGACCGAGGACCACGGCGTCGCCGTCGACTACGACGCGCTCCCAGACGCGTACCGCCGGACGGCGGAGTCGTACGTCGAGCGGTACGCCGCCGACGCGGCGTTCAACGGCCTGTCGTACGACCGCGGCGGCGAGCGCCGACAGGTGCGCACGTACGCCGAGTCCATCGCCCCGCCCGGCCCGGACGACCGGCTGCCGTCGTGGGACGACACCGACCTGTCGCCCGCGGCGGTTGTCGAGGCGGCACACGCGGACGCTCGCGACGCCGCCGCCGGCGACGTGACCGGGAGCACCGACGACTGA
- a CDS encoding DUF3311 domain-containing protein, giving the protein MTRDRTDVVWILVFAVLVAFAIPWFLWGDATVVAGLPLWLWWHVGWMALASVAFAVFAHTGGWDRGVDAEVIRRG; this is encoded by the coding sequence ATGACCCGCGACCGAACGGACGTGGTGTGGATACTCGTGTTCGCCGTGCTCGTGGCGTTCGCGATCCCGTGGTTCCTCTGGGGCGACGCGACCGTCGTCGCCGGCCTCCCGCTCTGGCTGTGGTGGCACGTGGGCTGGATGGCGCTCGCGAGCGTCGCCTTCGCCGTGTTCGCACACACCGGCGGCTGGGACCGCGGCGTCGACGCGGAGGTGATCCGGCGTGGCTGA